The Halorussus gelatinilyticus genome contains the following window.
ACGCGATTTTCGCGCTGGACGACGAGTGGCGATTCACCTATCTCAACGACGGGGCAGAGCGCGTCCTCGAACGAACCGAGTCGGACCTCCTCGGCGAAGTGATTTGGGACGAGTGCCCTGCAACGGTCGAGGAGGACTTCCGGACCGAGTGCGAGCGGGCGATAGACACCCAAGAGACGGTCTCTTTCGAGACGTTCTACGCACCGCTCCAGCGTTGGTTCGAGGTGCGCGCCTATCCGTCGGAATCGGGACTCTCGATGGTACTCCGCGACAGCACCGACCGGGTCCGACGGGAGCAGAAACTCCAGAAGCGCGAGCGGGCCCTCCAGCGCGCGTACGGGGTCATCACGGACCACGACCGGGAGTTCTCCGAACAGATCGACGCGCTCCTGAACGTCGTTCGAGAGGCCGTCGGGACCGACTACGCGACGCTTTCGCGCGTCCACGGTGACGAGTACGTCTTCGAGGCGGTCGCCGCTCCGAGGGACGCGGACCTCCGAGCGGGAGACTCGGTTCCGCTCGAGTTCACGAACTGCGAGCGCGTCGTCACCGACGAAGAGACCCTCGTCCTGAACGACGTCGAAGTGGACGCACCCGAGTTAGCCGACCGCTCCGGGAACGCCGAGTGGGGTATCGCCTGCTATCTCGGTGTACCCGTGTCCGTCGAGGGCGAAGTTTACGGGACGTTCTGCTTCTACGACATGGAGGGGAAGACCCCGGAGTTCTCGGACTGGGATGTGACGTTCGTCAACCTCCTCAGCAAGTGGGTGAGCTACGAACTCGAACGCGAGCGTCGGAACGACCGACTCGAGTCGTTCGCCAGTATGGTCGCCCACGAACTCCGTAACCCGTTGCACATCGCGCAACTCTATCACCGCCGGGCCGCCGACGGCGACCCGGACGCCGCCGAAGAGGTGGCTACTGCCCTCGACCGCATCGAGCGACTCGTCGACGTGATACTCGCCATCGCGCGAGGGTCGGATGCGGATACCGACCGTGAACGGGTCGAGTTGCGGGGCATCGTGGGCGAAGCGTGGTCGGCCGTGACGGGCGACGACGCCGAACTCGTCGTCGAGACCGACCGCGTGGTCGAGACCGATCCGCTTCACGTCCGCCACCTCCTCGAAAACCTGTTCGGGAACGCGGTCGAACACGGCGGGGAGGAGGTGACCGTT
Protein-coding sequences here:
- a CDS encoding sensor histidine kinase, whose product is MTDREGSNDAPTSEVFARIGDAIFALDDEWRFTYLNDGAERVLERTESDLLGEVIWDECPATVEEDFRTECERAIDTQETVSFETFYAPLQRWFEVRAYPSESGLSMVLRDSTDRVRREQKLQKRERALQRAYGVITDHDREFSEQIDALLNVVREAVGTDYATLSRVHGDEYVFEAVAAPRDADLRAGDSVPLEFTNCERVVTDEETLVLNDVEVDAPELADRSGNAEWGIACYLGVPVSVEGEVYGTFCFYDMEGKTPEFSDWDVTFVNLLSKWVSYELERERRNDRLESFASMVAHELRNPLHIAQLYHRRAADGDPDAAEEVATALDRIERLVDVILAIARGSDADTDRERVELRGIVGEAWSAVTGDDAELVVETDRVVETDPLHVRHLLENLFGNAVEHGGEEVTVRVGDLPSGLYVADDGSGISDEGTGRVFDAGYTTDDNGIGLGLAVVERLAESNGWDCAVTESEDGGARFEITGMEFASESDP